The window TCAGCGTCCGTGCCGGCGTTTCCGGGTGGCGAGGGGGCGGGCCGCGTTCGCCGCGTGACGGCCCGAGGCGGCGGTCGATTCCATGGCCGTCATCAGGTACCGGGTCACTATGTGGCTGACGGCCAGATGCGCATCCTCCACGATCTGGTAGTTTTCGCTCGGCACGACGAGCGCGAGGTCGGCGAGGTCCCGCATCGCCCCTCCGGGCCGCCCGAGGAGCCCGATCACGACCGTCCCGATCGATCGCGCTGCCTGGGCGGCCGCCACGACGTTGGGCGAGTTTCCGCTCACAGAGCAGAAGACCGCCGCGTCGCCCGGCCGGGCTAGGGTGACGATCTGTTCCGCAAATACCCGCTCGTACCCGTGGTCGTTGGCCCACGCGGTGATCACCGGCCCGGCGTCGTTCAGGGCTCTCGTCCGGACGCGGAGCGCCGCTCGACGTGGGTCGCGGCCGAGGGTGGACTTGCCCAGGTCGAGCGCCATGTGCGACGCCGTCGCAGCGCTGCCGCCGTTTCCCGCGATCAGGATCTGTCCGCCGGACTCGGCGACGGCCCAGAGCCGTTCGGCGATTTCAGCGATCCGGTCTGCC is drawn from bacterium and contains these coding sequences:
- a CDS encoding SIS domain-containing protein, yielding MKQERALHRPHTASAALPIVQGYLARLQECLRELQADRIAEIAERLWAVAESGGQILIAGNGGSAATASHMALDLGKSTLGRDPRRAALRVRTRALNDAGPVITAWANDHGYERVFAEQIVTLARPGDAAVFCSVSGNSPNVVAAAQAARSIGTVVIGLLGRPGGAMRDLADLALVVPSENYQIVEDAHLAVSHIVTRYLMTAMESTAASGRHAANAARPLATRKRRHGR